The Zhihengliuella sp. ISTPL4 genomic interval GTGACGAGGGCTGCCGTCTGCGGATCGGATCTTCACCTCTTCCACGGCATGATGCCCGACACTCGCATCGGGCACACCTTCGGTCACGAGATCGTCGGCGTGGTCGAAGAGGTGGGTCCCTCCGTGGAGACCCTGCGCCCGGGCGACCGAGTGATGGTGCCCTTCAACATTTACTGCGGCTCGTGCTACTTCTGCCGACACGGCCTCTTCTCGAACTGCCACAACGTGAACCCGAACGCGACCGCCGTGGGCGGGATCTACGGCTACTCGCACAGCACCGGCGGATACGACGGCGGTCAGGCCGAGCGCGTCCGCGTGCCGTTCGCCGATGTGGGTCCGTCCGTGATCCCGGAGTGGCTCACGTCGGAGGACGCGCTGCTGCTCACCGACGCGTTCTCCACCGGCTACTTCGGTGCCCAGCAAGGCGACATCGCCGAAGGAGACACCGTGGCCGTGTTCGGCGCCGGTCCGGTCGGCCTGGCCGCTGCCCGCTCCGCCTGGTTCCTCGGTGCGGGCCGGGTGATCGTCGTCGACCACCTCGACTACCGGCTGGAGAAGGCCCGGAGCTTCGCCTTCGCCGAGACGATGCATCTCCATGAATCCGGTGACATCGTCCTCGCCATGAAGAAGGCGACCGGCTACCTCGGCGCGGACGTGGTGATCGACGCGGTCGGCGCGGAGGCGGACGGCAGTGTGATGCAGCACGTCACCGGGGCGAAGCTCAAGCTGCAGGGTGGCTCCCCCGTCGCCCTCAACTGGGCCATCGACAGCGCACGCAAGGGAGGGACGGTATCGATCCTCGGGGCCTACGGGCCGCTGGTCACCTCCGTCCGTCTCGGAGACATCGTCAACAAAGGGCTCACCGTGCGCGGCAACCAGGCTCCCGTGAAGAGGCAGTGGCCGCGACTGCTCGAACACATCCAGGCGGGACACCTCCGTCCGTCCGAGCTGCTCACCCATCGCTTCCCCCTGGAGCACATCGCCGAGGCCTACCACGTGTTCTCGTCCAAGCTCGACGACTGCATCAAGCCGCTCATCGTCGTCGGAGAGGAATGACCATGCCGTACGAAGGATCTCGACCCCTCCCCGCGCCGACCCCCGATGAGCTGCGCGCCCGGATCCCGGGGTGGGGCGCCGACCTCGCCCCCGAGCACCGTCGCACCTGGCAACAGCTGGAGGACGTCGGCGACACCGGGGCGCACTGGGACCTCCCGGAGCGCCAGGGCCCGGACCGCGGCCGTGAGCGCTCGATCGAACACGGCATGCTGCCTCCGGTCTGGGGCACCGCGCAGCCGCTGCACGGCCTGTCCGGAGCCATCCGGCGCGTGGCCTACGACCGCTTCAGCGAGACGAAGAACACCCGCTGGCTGCTGCTCGTGCTGGGAGACCGCGTCGACGCCGTCACGGCGCACGCCCGCTCGCTCCTCAGCCGTCGGCCGGACGACCCGATCACCCAGACCGGCGTCCTCGCGGAGCCGGACCACCGTCCACTCACGTCGCGGTTCGGCCGAGGACGGGTCGACCTTCGACACACGTGGCTCGATCCGATCATCGTCGTCGGTCCCTGGGTGCTGACGGCGGTGCTGGGCATTCGGGCCCTCCGCCGTCTCGGTCGCCGGGGCTGAGCCGGGACCGAGACGGCGGCGGGGCGCTCAGCGCTGCAGGATCTCCGCGGTCACGACCTCTGGACGGAGGTCGAGCCGCCGTAGCAGCTGCGCGTTGAGCGCCACCACGATCGTCGACAGCGACATCAGCACCGCACCCACCGACATCGGCAACACGAAGCCGATGGGGGCGAGCACTCCCGCGGCGAGCGGGACGGAGAGCAGGTTGTACCCCGCCGCCCACCAGAGGTTCTGCTTCATCTTCCGGTAGGAGGCGCGGGACAGCTCGATGACCGACAGCACCGCCCGGGGGTCGTCGCCCGCGAGGATGACCCCTGCGGAGGCGATCGCCACATCCGTTCCGGCGCCGATCGCGAGTCCCACATCGGCCTGGGCGAGGGCGGGCGCATCGTTCACTCCGTCTCCCACCATCGCGACCTTGCGACCCTCGCGCTGCAACTCCTGCACCTTCGCCGCCTTGTCCT includes:
- a CDS encoding zinc-dependent alcohol dehydrogenase; translated protein: MKAMTYRGPYKIRVEEKPDPTIQHPNDAIVRVTRAAVCGSDLHLFHGMMPDTRIGHTFGHEIVGVVEEVGPSVETLRPGDRVMVPFNIYCGSCYFCRHGLFSNCHNVNPNATAVGGIYGYSHSTGGYDGGQAERVRVPFADVGPSVIPEWLTSEDALLLTDAFSTGYFGAQQGDIAEGDTVAVFGAGPVGLAAARSAWFLGAGRVIVVDHLDYRLEKARSFAFAETMHLHESGDIVLAMKKATGYLGADVVIDAVGAEADGSVMQHVTGAKLKLQGGSPVALNWAIDSARKGGTVSILGAYGPLVTSVRLGDIVNKGLTVRGNQAPVKRQWPRLLEHIQAGHLRPSELLTHRFPLEHIAEAYHVFSSKLDDCIKPLIVVGEE